The following proteins come from a genomic window of Lachnoclostridium phytofermentans ISDg:
- a CDS encoding cyclase family protein produces MKYDLTIQVDMCLMEQWLSTQENRHLATGHVGTHLDTYEKSVIPLDYITCPGILWDISNIAENREIALSDIEDLNIPENAFLLIRTGRSEREKYGTVDYFREHPQLSNELIQWLSNKPLRFLGIDCSGIRRGKEHEPADRLLEKHGIFVIENLSGLNQLLDADVFQVYTLWFDDPVATGLRCKVVADIGEK; encoded by the coding sequence ATGAAATACGACTTAACAATACAAGTGGATATGTGTTTAATGGAGCAATGGCTTTCCACACAAGAAAACCGCCATTTAGCCACAGGACATGTGGGTACACATTTAGATACCTATGAGAAAAGTGTTATACCACTTGATTACATTACATGCCCAGGTATTCTTTGGGATATATCAAATATTGCAGAAAATCGTGAAATTGCCCTTTCTGATATTGAGGATTTAAACATACCAGAAAATGCATTTCTTCTAATACGCACCGGTCGAAGTGAGAGAGAGAAGTATGGTACAGTTGATTATTTTCGAGAACATCCGCAATTATCTAACGAGTTGATACAGTGGCTTTCTAATAAACCACTTCGTTTTTTAGGAATTGATTGTTCAGGAATACGCCGTGGAAAAGAGCATGAGCCTGCTGACAGATTGCTAGAGAAGCATGGCATCTTCGTTATCGAGAACCTTAGTGGTCTTAATCAATTATTAGATGCTGATGTCTTTCAGGTCTATACTCTTTGGTTTGATGATCCTGTTGCTACTGGATTACGATGCAAAGTGGTGGCTGATATTGGTGAAAAATAA
- a CDS encoding LysR family transcriptional regulator: protein MDFKNIQTFIKVSELKSFSLAASELGYSQSAVSTQISNLEKELGHLLFDRIGHKIELTANGVIFLQYTQNIQLLTEDLHSQLNGCTDDIAGTIRIAMADSICTSIFPKILSDFQKHYPKVKIVIKTGVTSELFTLLTHNEVDMLFTLDFKMQRPDFVILKESAINTNFYISSKHPLAGKANVTISDIKQYPIYLTEENISYRKKLDDLIAEHDEFIIPTYEIGNVQVIKELILNSFGIGFIPEFVVEKELAQKSILPISNRDFPISIWRQLICHRGKALTPAMNALINFIDI from the coding sequence ATGGATTTTAAGAATATACAAACATTTATAAAAGTCTCAGAACTCAAAAGCTTTTCATTAGCTGCTTCCGAGCTAGGTTATTCACAGTCAGCTGTCTCTACACAAATTTCTAATTTAGAAAAAGAGTTAGGGCATTTGCTTTTTGACCGCATTGGTCATAAAATTGAACTTACTGCTAATGGTGTAATATTTCTACAGTACACTCAAAATATCCAACTTTTAACCGAAGACTTACACTCTCAGCTAAATGGATGTACCGATGATATCGCTGGTACCATACGTATTGCAATGGCTGATTCCATTTGTACATCAATTTTTCCGAAAATACTAAGTGATTTCCAAAAACACTACCCTAAAGTAAAAATAGTTATAAAAACTGGGGTGACATCAGAATTGTTTACTTTACTTACTCATAATGAGGTAGATATGTTATTTACTCTGGATTTTAAAATGCAGCGCCCTGATTTTGTTATATTAAAAGAATCTGCTATCAACACTAATTTTTATATATCTTCCAAGCACCCTCTTGCTGGTAAAGCTAATGTTACCATATCTGATATAAAACAATATCCTATTTATCTTACGGAGGAAAACATCAGTTATCGAAAGAAATTAGATGATCTAATAGCAGAGCATGATGAATTTATAATTCCCACCTATGAAATTGGGAATGTCCAAGTAATTAAAGAACTTATCTTAAACTCTTTTGGTATTGGATTTATCCCTGAGTTTGTCGTAGAAAAAGAGCTAGCTCAAAAATCAATTCTACCAATTTCCAACCGAGATTTTCCAATTTCTATATGGAGACAGTTAATATGTCATAGGGGAAAAGCACTTACACCAGCAATGAATGCATTGATCAATTTTATAGATATCTAA
- a CDS encoding sodium-dependent transporter, protein MGLIKKEREAKSNINGSFGSKWGFIIACVGSAVGLGNIWLFPYRLGQYGGAAFLIPYLLFVFLFGYVGLSAEFAIGRKAQTGTLGAYDVCWNKSKYSKVGKTLGWIPLIGSLGIATGYAIIIGWVLRSLFGSVTGTLFNTSSANYFSQATGNFGSVIWHIAILGITIFILFTDSVARIEKVSKVLMPVFYLLFAFLAIRVLLLPGSVEGYKFLFIPKWESLLHIDTWIMAMGQAFFSLSITGSGMIVYGAYLGKKEDIVNASLQTSIFDTLAALLSALVIMPAVFSFGIEPTAGPSLMFLVMPDIFRQIAFGKILACIFFISVLVAGITSLINMFEAVIESFQHKYKISRNIAAFISILISFAIGVFLENELSVGNFMDFITILVVPFGAVFGAISIYYILGKNKIEEELNCGRKKKLPKMYSVVARYVYVPITILIFILGIIYKGIG, encoded by the coding sequence GTGGGACTTATCAAAAAAGAGAGGGAAGCAAAGTCAAATATAAATGGATCGTTTGGCAGCAAATGGGGTTTTATTATAGCGTGTGTTGGATCTGCAGTAGGATTGGGTAATATCTGGCTTTTTCCATATCGATTGGGGCAATATGGAGGAGCAGCATTTTTAATACCATATCTATTGTTTGTTTTTTTATTTGGTTATGTTGGCTTATCAGCAGAGTTTGCAATAGGAAGGAAGGCGCAAACTGGTACTCTTGGAGCATATGATGTTTGCTGGAATAAATCAAAGTATAGCAAAGTAGGAAAAACATTAGGGTGGATTCCTCTAATCGGTTCTCTTGGAATTGCAACAGGATACGCAATTATAATTGGATGGGTGTTGAGATCTTTATTTGGATCTGTAACGGGAACTTTATTTAATACTTCAAGTGCGAATTATTTTTCACAGGCAACTGGAAATTTTGGTAGCGTAATATGGCATATTGCTATTTTAGGAATTACCATTTTTATATTATTTACAGATTCTGTAGCTAGAATTGAGAAAGTAAGTAAAGTATTAATGCCTGTTTTTTACTTACTCTTTGCTTTCTTAGCAATAAGGGTATTATTATTACCAGGTTCTGTAGAAGGATATAAGTTTCTTTTTATCCCAAAATGGGAGTCGCTATTGCATATTGATACATGGATTATGGCTATGGGACAGGCATTTTTCTCGCTGTCAATTACAGGATCTGGTATGATTGTTTATGGCGCTTATCTTGGAAAAAAAGAGGATATCGTGAATGCTTCATTGCAGACATCAATATTTGATACTTTAGCAGCTTTATTATCTGCACTTGTTATTATGCCAGCTGTATTTTCATTTGGAATTGAACCAACTGCAGGACCTTCACTTATGTTTTTGGTAATGCCAGACATTTTTAGACAGATTGCATTTGGAAAGATATTAGCATGTATCTTCTTTATTTCAGTGCTTGTAGCAGGAATTACTTCATTAATCAACATGTTTGAGGCAGTTATTGAAAGTTTTCAGCACAAATATAAGATTTCTAGAAATATAGCGGCCTTCATTAGTATCTTAATTTCATTTGCTATAGGTGTATTTTTAGAAAATGAATTGAGTGTCGGTAATTTTATGGATTTCATTACAATTTTAGTAGTACCATTCGGTGCAGTATTTGGTGCAATATCAATCTATTATATCTTGGGTAAAAATAAGATTGAAGAAGAATTAAATTGTGGAAGAAAGAAAAAATTACCAAAGATGTATTCAGTAGTAGCAAGATATGTGTATGTTCCTATCACTATTTTGATTTTTATATTAGGTATTATTTACAAGGGAATAGGTTAA
- a CDS encoding YjjG family noncanonical pyrimidine nucleotidase, with translation MYNIILMDLDNTILDFDAAERDSFRKIIEATGLEYKDELLQEYKKINQSLWKSLEQGKISKEIVLNTRFSEFFKLYGMNVDGRKMEKLYRFHLDNSSALIPNAKFTLTELKKKGKRIYSASNGVYSTQIKRLTNAGIIDLFDGHFISEKIEHEKPSPYFFDFCFKNIGEVNNTSIIMVGDSPTSDVQGAINAGIDSCYYQHDKNVTCTYAKYTIRNISELLDIAS, from the coding sequence ATGTATAATATCATTTTAATGGATTTAGACAATACTATTTTAGATTTTGATGCTGCTGAAAGAGATAGCTTCAGAAAAATCATTGAAGCAACAGGGCTAGAATATAAGGATGAGTTATTACAGGAGTATAAAAAAATAAACCAATCTTTATGGAAAAGCCTCGAGCAAGGAAAGATATCCAAAGAAATTGTTCTCAATACGCGCTTCAGCGAGTTTTTTAAACTTTATGGTATGAATGTTGATGGCAGGAAGATGGAAAAATTATATAGGTTTCACCTTGATAATTCTTCCGCTCTCATTCCCAATGCAAAATTCACATTAACAGAGCTGAAAAAAAAGGGGAAAAGAATTTATTCAGCTTCTAACGGTGTCTATTCAACACAAATAAAACGCTTAACAAATGCTGGAATCATCGACTTATTTGATGGACATTTTATATCTGAAAAGATAGAACATGAAAAACCTTCCCCTTATTTCTTTGACTTCTGCTTCAAAAACATAGGTGAAGTCAATAATACATCAATAATCATGGTAGGCGATAGTCCTACCTCTGATGTACAAGGAGCTATTAATGCTGGAATTGATTCTTGTTATTATCAACATGACAAAAACGTTACATGTACCTATGCGAAATACACCATACGTAACATTTCTGAACTCTTGGATATAGCTAGTTGA
- a CDS encoding YczE/YyaS/YitT family protein: MKPQNMKKTLYSVSAFLMLSLGISLQIKAGIGQSMLNAFALILAEIFKLEIGTILNLLNMLFFILYLIIRRTHMNRRDIVQIVATIANGYLVNLFVYFLFDHLIIQSYFLRVLTFLFGLSLASLSLGAILAMEIIQFPLESLCIALGEKLKHKLTTVRMRFDIFFLLSTLLLTLVTKHNLYIREGTIISFFLLSRLMGFSYYFLKKRL; this comes from the coding sequence ATGAAACCACAAAATATGAAAAAAACTTTATACTCAGTATCAGCATTTCTGATGCTTAGCTTAGGCATTTCTCTGCAAATCAAGGCAGGTATTGGTCAAAGTATGCTGAATGCGTTCGCTTTGATTTTAGCAGAGATTTTTAAATTAGAGATTGGGACCATACTTAACTTATTAAATATGTTATTTTTTATTCTCTATCTTATTATTAGAAGAACCCATATGAACCGCCGTGATATTGTTCAAATCGTAGCAACTATAGCAAATGGTTATCTTGTTAATTTATTTGTTTATTTTCTTTTTGACCATTTGATAATACAATCCTATTTTTTAAGAGTATTGACATTTCTGTTCGGGCTTAGTTTAGCTTCTCTTAGTTTAGGTGCAATCTTGGCTATGGAAATCATTCAGTTTCCACTTGAAAGTTTATGTATTGCATTAGGTGAAAAGCTTAAACATAAACTAACGACTGTTCGAATGCGATTTGATATTTTCTTTCTGCTTAGCACTTTATTACTCACTTTAGTGACCAAGCATAATCTCTATATAAGGGAAGGGACTATTATTAGCTTTTTTCTACTGTCCCGATTAATGGGTTTTTCCTATTATTTTCTCAAAAAACGTTTATAG
- a CDS encoding cyclic nucleotide-binding domain-containing protein — protein MKKTFNEGSNIYKVNSSVTHCYFILSGTVKIYIDHKNGRRSILDFFGSNDWLGELSLFCNEAEIKENKVLQDVECLEFDKDELQKLCKENAKVSFYFASYIANKLLARSYRMSESLNYSLDIRLASFVIQHQQKGIYSIPHTDVSEYMNVSYRHVLYVMKQFCELEILTKEKGKGYIISDIEKLKRIQDK, from the coding sequence ATGAAAAAGACTTTTAACGAAGGCAGTAATATTTATAAAGTAAACAGTAGTGTAACACATTGCTATTTCATATTATCGGGCACCGTTAAAATTTATATTGATCATAAAAACGGCAGGCGCTCAATCCTTGATTTTTTTGGAAGTAATGACTGGTTGGGTGAGCTTTCTTTGTTCTGTAACGAAGCAGAAATAAAAGAAAATAAAGTTCTTCAAGATGTCGAATGCTTGGAATTTGATAAGGATGAATTACAAAAACTATGCAAAGAAAATGCAAAAGTTTCATTTTATTTTGCTTCCTATATTGCCAATAAATTATTAGCAAGAAGCTATAGAATGAGCGAGAGCTTGAATTATTCTCTGGATATCAGGCTTGCTTCCTTCGTTATTCAACATCAGCAGAAGGGTATATATAGTATTCCCCACACAGATGTCTCTGAATACATGAATGTTAGTTACCGCCATGTGCTGTACGTCATGAAGCAATTTTGTGAGTTGGAAATATTAACAAAAGAAAAGGGGAAAGGATATATCATTTCTGATATAGAAAAATTGAAGCGAATACAGGATAAATAA
- a CDS encoding TetR/AcrR family transcriptional regulator produces the protein MPPQKKISKEDIEEAAFLIAKEEGFSGITARNVAKHLGCSVAPIYVNFTTIDVLIEAVIVRVFAISDELLAKQKGQYAFENVGKASLAFAREYPVFFRELIMQPNPYMDSYDAVEKKILEQLAEAESMSGWTLEERRNLLLRMRIFQTGLSVMIANGHIPSWLDDKAVEAVLFETGRDLLCIQKMKREGNIKNE, from the coding sequence ATGCCACCCCAAAAAAAGATAAGTAAAGAGGATATTGAAGAAGCTGCTTTTCTAATTGCTAAAGAAGAAGGATTTTCGGGAATTACCGCGCGAAATGTGGCGAAACACCTTGGGTGTTCGGTTGCTCCAATTTATGTAAATTTTACAACGATTGATGTTCTGATTGAAGCTGTTATAGTACGTGTTTTTGCCATTTCCGATGAGCTGCTGGCGAAACAAAAGGGACAATATGCATTTGAAAATGTTGGGAAAGCCAGTTTAGCGTTTGCACGAGAATATCCGGTTTTTTTTCGTGAACTGATAATGCAACCAAATCCATATATGGATTCGTATGATGCAGTTGAAAAAAAAATACTTGAACAATTGGCTGAGGCTGAGTCGATGAGTGGTTGGACTCTTGAAGAAAGAAGGAATCTGTTGTTAAGAATGAGGATCTTTCAAACTGGCTTGTCGGTTATGATAGCTAACGGACATATTCCATCTTGGCTGGATGACAAAGCAGTGGAAGCGGTGCTGTTTGAAACAGGAAGGGATCTTTTATGTATTCAAAAAATGAAACGGGAGGGGAATATAAAAAATGAATAA
- a CDS encoding phytoene desaturase family protein, with product MNKIIIIGGGIAGLSAGIFAQRNGFESIILEKNQTLGGECTGWDRQGYHIDGCIHWLVGTKKGTPIHDLWTAVGALDGVEIYNPESFLAFEHESGVTVHLYRDLDRLKSSWVEISPQDEDSINHFCKTIKQLHSYEIPVEKPNDLMGLGEKIKFMISMKDVGMIMQKFGKMNLKEYAKTFKHPALREILSSFLPDGHSALSVFFALASFTKGQASIPYGGSKKFALRMVERYLSLGGTIETSCEATELSIDRNKADRVICSNGKSFEADYFIAACDAHLLYNGLLKGKYPDPEFEKRYNNPIDYPLGSEIHIAIGYEGAMDDIPRTLRFPVTPIKINESTIDFLTMTHYNYEPDFAPDGGTLIACSINQFHTDFDKWHALTKDSNSYECEKARIGNEVVRAIEIRFPQMKGKLKLLDVATPKTFERYCNAYRGAFMSFLPTINGRMMSHTGKIKGLQNIFLSGQWLQPPGGLPVALITGKYTIMRLCKIKKQPFRNIA from the coding sequence ATGAATAAGATCATCATTATTGGTGGAGGTATAGCTGGATTGAGTGCAGGTATTTTTGCCCAGAGGAATGGATTTGAAAGTATAATTTTGGAGAAGAACCAAACTTTAGGCGGGGAATGTACCGGCTGGGATCGTCAAGGCTATCACATTGATGGATGTATTCATTGGCTGGTTGGGACTAAAAAAGGAACTCCGATTCACGATCTTTGGACAGCTGTAGGTGCCCTGGATGGGGTTGAAATCTACAATCCTGAAAGCTTTCTGGCTTTTGAACATGAAAGTGGTGTCACAGTACATTTGTATCGTGACCTTGACCGACTGAAATCTAGTTGGGTAGAAATATCACCTCAGGACGAGGATTCTATTAATCATTTTTGCAAAACCATAAAGCAGCTGCACTCTTATGAAATACCAGTTGAAAAACCAAATGATTTGATGGGATTAGGGGAAAAAATCAAATTCATGATTTCAATGAAGGACGTCGGTATGATAATGCAGAAGTTTGGTAAGATGAACTTAAAGGAGTATGCTAAAACCTTTAAGCACCCGGCGTTGAGGGAGATACTTTCTTCCTTTTTACCAGATGGCCACAGTGCCTTGTCAGTTTTCTTTGCATTGGCATCTTTTACAAAAGGTCAAGCTTCTATTCCTTATGGAGGTTCCAAAAAATTTGCACTTCGTATGGTAGAGCGTTATCTAAGCTTAGGTGGTACCATAGAAACCTCTTGTGAAGCCACTGAGTTGAGCATCGACCGCAATAAGGCTGACCGTGTGATTTGCAGCAATGGTAAGAGCTTTGAAGCTGATTATTTTATTGCTGCCTGCGATGCCCATTTGCTCTATAATGGATTGTTAAAGGGAAAGTATCCTGATCCTGAATTTGAAAAACGATATAATAATCCCATAGACTATCCGTTAGGTTCAGAAATCCATATAGCAATAGGTTATGAAGGCGCAATGGATGATATTCCGAGAACTCTGCGCTTTCCTGTTACTCCAATTAAGATTAATGAATCAACGATAGATTTTTTAACAATGACTCATTATAACTATGAGCCAGACTTTGCTCCCGATGGAGGTACCCTGATTGCCTGTAGTATTAACCAATTCCATACAGATTTTGATAAGTGGCATGCTCTTACTAAAGATTCCAACTCCTATGAATGCGAAAAAGCGAGAATTGGTAATGAGGTCGTCCGAGCAATTGAAATACGCTTTCCTCAGATGAAGGGAAAACTCAAGTTGCTTGATGTGGCTACTCCGAAAACATTTGAACGGTACTGTAACGCTTATCGGGGTGCTTTCATGTCATTCTTACCTACGATTAATGGAAGGATGATGTCCCACACAGGAAAAATCAAAGGGTTGCAAAATATCTTTTTAAGCGGTCAATGGCTCCAACCGCCTGGCGGATTGCCTGTGGCATTGATTACTGGAAAATACACAATTATGCGGCTTTGTAAAATAAAAAAACAGCCGTTCAGAAATATCGCGTGA
- a CDS encoding DUF1697 domain-containing protein, which translates to MEQYIAFLRGINVGGKNKISMPELKEVFEQNGFNDVLTYINSGNIIFSSCNDDENKLKEECEALITRRFQLEIPVSIISVRDLSAAYDHAPSWWGQDKDSKHNAIFIIPPVTVEKVFEEVGEIKPEYETVAYFGRVVFWSAPLNTFSRTRWSKIVGSSLYNSITIRNSNTVIKLLQLAKL; encoded by the coding sequence ATGGAGCAATATATAGCATTTCTTCGGGGAATTAATGTTGGAGGAAAAAACAAAATATCTATGCCTGAATTAAAAGAAGTATTTGAACAAAACGGATTTAATGATGTGTTAACCTATATTAACAGTGGTAATATCATTTTTTCCAGTTGTAATGATGATGAAAATAAGCTGAAAGAGGAGTGTGAAGCATTAATTACACGCCGGTTTCAACTGGAAATACCTGTTTCAATCATATCGGTAAGAGATTTATCGGCAGCGTATGATCATGCTCCTTCATGGTGGGGGCAGGATAAGGATTCAAAGCATAATGCTATTTTTATAATTCCGCCAGTAACAGTGGAAAAAGTATTTGAGGAAGTAGGAGAAATAAAACCTGAATATGAAACAGTTGCATATTTTGGGAGGGTTGTTTTTTGGTCTGCACCTCTAAATACTTTTTCAAGAACTCGTTGGTCAAAGATTGTTGGCTCGTCTTTGTATAATAGCATAACCATCAGAAATTCAAACACTGTTATAAAGCTGTTACAGCTTGCAAAATTATAG
- a CDS encoding cysteine hydrolase family protein — protein sequence MRLINKSEFLKGSFDTLGEIFDMVAKLPTIRLEDLQRKQTTLIIVDMINGFTREGALKSPRVEGLIPEIAKLSKACDELQIIKLAFADCHTEESPEFGAYPVHCMVGTSEGEMVDELKEIGGYTLISKNSTNGFIEEEFQKWFKENEHINTFIITGDCTDICVQQFAVTVKTWFNMQNKKARVIVPVNAVETYDLGLHDGGLMNIVALYNMMINGIEVVAGVE from the coding sequence ATGAGATTAATAAATAAAAGTGAGTTTTTAAAAGGAAGTTTTGATACTCTTGGTGAGATATTTGATATGGTGGCAAAGCTACCTACTATCCGATTGGAAGATTTACAGAGGAAGCAAACAACCCTTATAATAGTTGATATGATAAATGGTTTTACCAGGGAAGGAGCGTTAAAGAGCCCGAGAGTGGAAGGTCTAATACCTGAAATTGCAAAATTGTCAAAAGCATGCGACGAATTGCAAATTATAAAGCTTGCATTTGCAGACTGTCATACAGAAGAATCACCGGAATTTGGTGCTTATCCGGTACACTGTATGGTAGGTACCAGTGAAGGGGAAATGGTTGATGAACTCAAGGAAATCGGAGGTTATACCCTTATTTCTAAAAACTCTACGAATGGGTTTATTGAAGAAGAGTTTCAGAAATGGTTTAAGGAAAATGAACATATAAACACCTTTATAATAACTGGTGATTGTACTGATATTTGTGTGCAACAATTTGCAGTAACAGTAAAAACTTGGTTCAATATGCAAAACAAAAAAGCCAGGGTGATTGTTCCTGTAAATGCAGTAGAAACTTATGATCTAGGCTTGCATGACGGTGGCTTGATGAACATAGTGGCACTATACAATATGATGATTAATGGAATTGAAGTGGTTGCAGGGGTAGAATAA
- a CDS encoding TfoX/Sxy family protein — MDKMNTCGIHNEKPITNTFKEVTMAQLSNLPNIGKEVERQLNEVGIENYEQLKSLGAEAAWLKIQEIDESACIHRLYALEGAILGIKKNLLPNERKSELKGFYNWNKK, encoded by the coding sequence ATGGATAAAATGAACACTTGTGGAATCCATAATGAAAAACCTATTACGAATACATTTAAGGAGGTAACAATGGCACAATTGTCTAACTTACCTAATATAGGCAAAGAAGTTGAAAGGCAACTAAACGAAGTAGGTATAGAAAACTATGAGCAGTTGAAATCTCTTGGAGCAGAAGCAGCATGGCTTAAGATTCAAGAAATAGATGAATCTGCTTGTATTCATAGACTCTATGCTTTAGAAGGTGCAATCTTAGGTATTAAGAAAAACTTATTGCCAAATGAAAGAAAATCAGAACTCAAGGGTTTTTATAATTGGAATAAGAAATAG
- a CDS encoding PTS transporter subunit IIABC, with the protein MKDKAFGVLQRVGRSFMLPIAVLPVAGLLLGLGSSFTNETTLATYNLLGIMGPGTAIYNILTIMSKCGSVIFDNLPLIFAVGVAIGMAKKEKEVAALSAMIAFFVMHSAISGMVSIYGGPEAFISGATGTVLGMTSLQMGAFGGIIVGLGVAALHNRFYKIELPAAFAFFQGTRFIPIISTVVFTFVGILMFYIWQPIQIGINGLGGVVQSTGIIGTFIFGLIKRLLIPFGLHHVFYLPFWQTAIGGTMEIAGKTIIGAQNIFFAQLADPSTVHFSTLATRFFSGEFIIYIFGFPGAALAMYRCARQEKKKEVYGLLLSAALTSIMTGITEPIEFSFLFVAPVLFGISAVMAGLAYAIAQALNIAVGLTFSGGFIDLFLFGILQGNRKTSWLLIIPVGIVYFLVYYYIFSFFIKKMNLKTPGREADNEESKLYTRADYEKKKNVSKDEKGSDVDELSAAITEGLGGKANISDVDCCATRLRVTVFDGNKVEDNILKSTGASGVIHKGTGVQVIYGPRVTVIKSNLDDYLATTSDVAEKKDFAKAANTENKNYENNVSKVNSADKQNSADKQSSEDKQDTVDKQSTVDKQSSANKQSNADKQGKETIIFAPLSGKVIELTDVNDGVFSEGMLGKGFAIEPSEGKVVAPCDCKVETVFDTKHAIGLSCGNVELLIHIGIDTVELNGKGYDIKIHDGDVLKKGDVIGYFDINLITEAGYRVVTPVIVTNTDDFESIEILKKDSIKAEERVMSVK; encoded by the coding sequence ATGAAAGACAAAGCATTTGGTGTATTACAAAGAGTCGGGCGTTCCTTTATGCTACCGATTGCAGTTTTGCCAGTTGCCGGGCTTTTGCTTGGTTTAGGTAGTTCCTTTACAAATGAAACTACGCTAGCAACCTATAATCTATTAGGAATAATGGGACCTGGGACGGCTATATACAATATTTTAACCATTATGAGCAAATGTGGTAGCGTTATATTTGACAACTTACCACTGATATTTGCAGTTGGTGTAGCTATAGGTATGGCTAAGAAAGAGAAAGAGGTTGCTGCGTTATCTGCAATGATTGCATTTTTTGTTATGCATTCCGCAATCAGCGGTATGGTTTCTATTTACGGTGGACCAGAAGCCTTTATTAGCGGAGCTACTGGTACTGTTTTGGGGATGACATCATTACAGATGGGAGCTTTCGGAGGTATTATCGTAGGTCTTGGTGTTGCAGCACTGCATAATCGATTCTATAAGATTGAATTGCCAGCAGCATTTGCATTTTTCCAGGGGACTAGATTCATACCAATTATAAGTACTGTTGTTTTTACTTTTGTAGGAATTCTAATGTTTTATATATGGCAGCCAATACAGATAGGTATCAATGGATTAGGAGGAGTGGTACAAAGTACAGGTATCATCGGAACTTTCATCTTTGGTTTGATTAAGAGATTACTAATACCATTCGGTCTTCATCATGTATTTTATTTACCGTTCTGGCAGACAGCAATCGGTGGAACAATGGAGATTGCCGGAAAAACTATTATAGGCGCTCAGAATATATTCTTCGCTCAACTGGCTGATCCATCAACAGTACATTTTTCTACTTTAGCAACCAGATTTTTCAGTGGTGAATTTATTATATATATTTTCGGATTCCCAGGAGCAGCATTGGCTATGTACCGCTGTGCTCGTCAAGAGAAGAAAAAAGAAGTTTATGGATTATTATTATCAGCAGCACTTACTTCCATTATGACAGGTATTACAGAGCCAATCGAATTTTCCTTCCTTTTCGTAGCTCCTGTTTTGTTTGGAATTAGTGCCGTTATGGCAGGTCTTGCATACGCCATTGCACAAGCATTAAATATAGCAGTCGGCTTGACATTTTCAGGCGGTTTTATCGATTTGTTTTTGTTTGGTATTTTGCAAGGTAACAGGAAGACCTCATGGCTTCTTATCATACCTGTAGGAATTGTTTATTTCTTAGTATATTATTACATCTTTAGTTTCTTTATCAAGAAAATGAATTTGAAGACTCCAGGTAGAGAAGCAGACAATGAGGAAAGTAAGTTATATACACGTGCCGACTATGAAAAAAAGAAAAATGTATCGAAAGATGAAAAAGGTTCTGATGTGGATGAACTCTCTGCAGCAATAACAGAAGGACTTGGTGGAAAAGCAAATATCAGTGATGTGGATTGTTGTGCAACCAGATTAAGAGTAACCGTATTTGATGGTAATAAAGTAGAAGATAACATTTTAAAATCTACGGGAGCATCAGGAGTTATCCATAAAGGAACCGGTGTTCAGGTTATTTACGGACCGAGAGTAACCGTTATTAAATCTAATTTGGATGATTATCTGGCGACAACTAGTGATGTAGCAGAGAAAAAAGATTTTGCAAAAGCAGCGAATACAGAAAATAAAAATTATGAGAATAATGTAAGTAAAGTAAATAGTGCAGATAAACAAAATAGTGCAGATAAACAAAGTAGTGAAGACAAACAAGATACTGTAGACAAACAAAGTACTGTAGACAAACAAAGTAGTGCAAATAAACAAAGTAATGCAGACAAACAGGGAAAGGAAACTATTATTTTCGCTCCATTAAGTGGCAAGGTAATAGAATTAACAGATGTAAATGACGGCGTTTTTTCTGAAGGTATGTTAGGAAAAGGGTTTGCAATCGAGCCATCGGAAGGAAAAGTTGTAGCACCATGTGATTGTAAGGTGGAAACAGTTTTTGATACAAAACATGCCATAGGGTTAAGCTGTGGTAATGTAGAATTACTGATTCATATTGGAATTGATACTGTTGAGTTAAATGGAAAAGGTTATGATATCAAAATTCATGATGGAGATGTTTTAAAGAAAGGCGATGTTATCGGCTACTTTGACA